The Piliocolobus tephrosceles isolate RC106 chromosome 12, ASM277652v3, whole genome shotgun sequence genome includes the window AAAGAGTTCTTCAGATGAGACGTGGTGATGGTTGAATAAGGGTATGAATGTATTAAGACCCCTGAACTGTGCACTTGCCATGGTTAGGAGGGTTTATGTGATATGTGTTgtatcatgaaaaaaataatttattaggaaaaataaaacaacccccactgtaacagaaatgaaggatATCTTTGATTAAATCATCAATAGGCAGGATGTGGCTGAGGTAACAAGCACCAAGCCTGAAGAAATGTCAATCGAAAAGCCAAGcctgaaatgcaaagagaaaaaaggaaggaaaaaacagaacagaatgtTCAAGAAGTCTGAGACAGTTACAAAAGTCACCATTGTGCATAACTGAAATACCATGCTCAGAAGGTGAGAAAGAAACGAAGGAAATATTTGAAGTGGTAATGGCTGAGAATTCCCCCAATTAATGACAGACATGAAACTGCAGATTCAGGAAGCTCATGGAACAGGAAACAGGATAAATACTAAGAAGTATACATCTATGtatatcatattcaaactgcagaaaatcaaagagaaaaaagtcttGAGAGAAGCTGGAGGAAAAACAAGTGTGAGAGAAATCCATATTATGTTTCTCTGTCACCCTCCCAACACCTGGCCACCTAGCCTGACTCCTGAAAGGGAAATGCACAGCAATGTGAGGACACCAAAGACTTACCTTCTAGCTAGAGGATCAGAGGAAGTCCCCAGGGACCCAGTGAACTTGGGAAAAACCACTGAGAGTAGCAAGGGTAAGCAAGAGAACACATTAAATTGAGCAGGAATTCCTGGGCCCAACCTAAGGTGCTCACGCAGAAATCTTCATAGTTACCAAGGACTGGAGAAATGGACTAGTGGTAGATCATCACCCAGTTCTCAGCCATCATTCAGGATGACTCAGAAATACTACGGATGCAAATATCACAGCACCACCAACATCCGAATATGTCTTTTTTCAAGCACACATGGAAGACTCGCCAAGCTAGATTATCTCTTGAgtcataaaataaacttttttttttttcttaagacagagtctagctctgttgcccaggctggagtacagtagtgagatctcatcttactatagcctctgcctcctgggttcaagggagtctcctgcctcagccacccgagtatgTAATACCATTTGACCCTAGACTCTAGAACTCTGGGATTTTGTAAATGTTGTTGTTCTCCAAGAATTACCAGAGAATATACAGCCCAACAGGACATGGGATAATCAGCCCAAACAGGAAGTTTCGTCAATAAAGTTAAGTATTTCCTCTTATCGAATGTACTTCAAAATTTGGGTGTGCTGGAGTCTTACACAGCTGAATGCAGCTCAAAGCTCCCAGAATTTGAATCGAGAATCAACTCCTTTCCTCTCTGCCACCTGCTTTTTGATTCAAGACactgttttcacttattttgttaaCACTCAAAATCTAACCTTTGCTTACAATTGGTCAAATCCCACCTGAGATAACTTGATTAGAATGCCTTTTAAGTATGATCAACTCTGGCTCTCCCAGACAGGCAGAAAAGCACCTGGCCAGTGACTTCTGGGCTTCCCTTCCTGGGAGATTCACCCTCATCTTGCGGGAAACCCTTGCAGATGTTAGGTATCCATCACCTAGCCCCTGCACTGTGTTCAACCACACCGAGAGGAGAGCGCTGGAcaatttccttctattcctgtCCCAGGTGGAGACTCTCCTCTGTTCATCCACTATCCAAAAGGAACTGCTGAGCAGTTCTCCAGTCCAGGCCTTTCTCTCATCCTCTGAGAATCTGGCTCTGGCACCATCCAGCTTCAATAGAATTACCTCCCCCAGAAGCAATTGCAGTTTCCCAAAGCCCGAAAGACCCTGGCTCAGGGCATATACACTCGACTGCTGTCACCTAGAGCCCCAAACCCTCACCCACGTTTTATTTTCCTCTAGTTCTTCGAGGACATGGCACCACCTTAATTTTAGGATTGTGGCTCCTAGACTTCACCACCCTATGGGGAAGGGGTGGGTCTGGCTTACCTAGCCTCTCTACTACTAACCCAGGGTGTTCCGAGTAACAGATGCTCAGTGCatgtttgaagaaaaaatgaGCCAGTGAACAGGAAAAATTattcttccaatttttatttctcttacatTCTCAAGGAAGCCAAGCAAATCCaggtatacatgtatatattttaattttacaggggAGAGAAAGCGGTATAAGGCAAGAATTAactacattttcatttcattatgagCTCTCTTTTGCTGCTAAGTTCaagtttctaaaaaaattattaattcctCTGCTATGTTATCTTGCCCCAATTCACAAAATAACAGGGATTTCCCCATGTGAATCAAAAGTAAGAATCTTACTCTTAAATAACATAAACAGCAATAAGTGCGACTACTGTCATTCATTAACCTCGATGGTGAAGTTCATTAAACTGACCATTAAAAGAACATTTGAACAATTCCAAAAGGGAGCAAAGATAAATCTCCAAATAACCGAACAGACAAGGAACCCAGAGAAAACATACAGTGTGTTCACTTTCACCCACTGCCACTGAGAACGCTGATCGCTCTCTTCAAACACAGCGTGAAGAATGGGCCTCATGTCGCATGGGGCAGGGCAGCTGCCGGATGGGGCCCTGACCCCACAAACATTGGCCCTGGCTGCAGCTGGTGCTCAGACTCCCTCTTGTTCCCCTCCGAAAGCCTCTTCATAAAGGGATGGGTAGCAAATGGGCTCTCTTGCATTgaccatgcccaaataatttaTGATCTGCTCATAGGTGGTTTCAGCGTGGGCCCTTGGACCCCACAGGAACTCGTAGCATGCAGGATCACTGCCGGGCACCTGCCGGTACTCCAGGTAGTTTTCCTGCACCCAATCTTGGGTGAGCAGCTTCCTGGGCTCCCCATAGAAAACGTGCTCCATCCCAACATACACCCCCATCACACTCAACGCTTCCCAGATAACCTCTTCGGGGGCGCAGTTGTCTTTGGTTAAGATCACACCCAGGATAATGATCAGGAGGGCAGCCTTGGGCATGCTATGATCATTACCCAGAATGCTATCGCATGAGAGGCCAAGAGCAGTGACAAGGATGTAGGAGGGGCCGGCGGGGTCCACCTCCTGCACCTCAGTGCCAAAGATCAGCTGCATGAACTCGGAGGCTTTGCCGAAGATCACAGGAAAGTAGTGCTTGTAATTTTTGATGACACTCTCCAGCATTTCTGCCTTTGTGACCGGCTCCTTGACGCGGTATTTGTGGAGCAGGAAACGAACCAACTCAGCCACCTTCAATTTCAGTACTTCTTGGAACATGAACTCCAGGTGAGCTAGGTCGACCGAGGTGCTTGGCCCTTCCTCTTCTTGACTGCTGGAGCTCTCATCGAATTGGCTCCATAAAGTGTAGTAGACggaagtggaggaggaagagccTCCCTGAGGACTCTGGGGAGGACTTGATGACCCAGCAGCGGACACCTCCTCCTCGTCATCAGAGGAGGAGGTAGCCTCCTGCTCCTCGCCTGTGGGATCCTGTGCACCCATCAGGCCCAAGTCCTCTCTTTGGGCTTCAGGGTCTTCATCAGGCTTGCAGCGCGGACTCCTCTGCGCAAAAGACATGATGACTCTGGTCAGGGCAGCAGTCGGGAGCGTGGGCAGGAGCTGGGCGATGGAGACCCACAGgcctggggagagagggagtgTGTGAGAGACTTCAGCTGAGAACCAAACCTTGGCGGTTCTAACAAAGGCTGACTTACAGGTCTTCTTCAGTGCTGCTCTGGGGCCTCTTGGGGCTCCTGTCCTCCTGGTCAGCCTGTCCTCTGAGAACCTGAAGGCGGAAGTGAGAGGGTGACTCAGCGTGCGGCTGGCCTGCAGAGATCAAGGCTCTATGAGTGACAGTAGGATGGATGGGGTCAGGTGCTCTGGGTTCACATGCGTGCTGGGGCAGGTGGGGCCCTTGGTGCACATTCAGGGCGAACACTTCACCTTCACTGCTGACACTGCCTTGGCCTCTTCTGCTCTGTGACCTGAGGACACTGTCTCAGACCAAGGCCTGCCTGCTTCCTGGAACTCCTGGAAGAGGAATCGAGGGGCCCTTAGGCAGCAGACTGCAGGCAGAGCCCCGGTCCCTCAGTGCCGCCAAGAGGGCGGGCTGGACACTCTTGAGTTCTACACACTTCTGGGGCGGATGGTTCCCTCTGCACTCATTCAGGGCCCTCACCTTTCTCCTGGCAGGGACCGGATTCCACTCCTCTATGTGCCTGGGAATCTCTCAGATCAAGAGCTCACATCCCTGATATGGAACAGAAGGACATGTCCCAACCAACATCTGGACACACCTGCCCAGGGTTTCCCTGGAAGTACAGTAAGAGATGTCCAAATTCAATGGGGTTCATGTGTCCTGGGATGAGGATACTGCCTGGTCCTCATCTTGATGCCTGCAGGGTCTGGAACCCTCCCTCTGTTGACCTGAGGCCCTACCTCCAGGAGACACCTGAAGACAAAGTGAGGGGAGTCCGTCCACCCAGCGGCTTCCCTCAGCTGACAGAAGGGGCAGGGTGGGGCTAGGTCCTCTGTGTTTGGTGAGTGGGGTCCCCTCAGTCTGCACCTTGACTCCTGGCAGGGCCTGGGACCCTCCCTCTGCTGACGTGTGCAGCCCCCTCAGACCAAGGCCAGCCCTCCCTGACACCAATGATCCCAGGACGGAGGAGGGACCTCAGCAGACAGCCCTGCCCAGGTTCTCTGGGGTGACAGTAGGGACAGGGCAAACTCTCTTGATTTGAGAGTTTCTCTGGCCTGGTGGTACCCTCAATCCTCCCTTAGGTTCCTCACCTGGACTGCTGGCCAATCCTGGGTCCACTGTGTCTGTCGAAGAAAGGGGGTCCCTGTTTTGTCCACACACCCTCTGAGAACAAAGTCCTCACCTCCCTGAGATCCAGAAACAGAGGTGAGGAGGCCCCACATCGGTCACCCCTGCGTGGGGTGTCCAGGGCTGACCCCACCAGTTGACCCTTTCGGGTATGAGGTGGGTGTTCCAAAGTCCTCCTGTGGGTTATTCATTTTTACTCCTGCTGGGGCTTATATTTCCTCAACCCCCAAACCCTTGAGATGAGCAGACATCTCCCTTTACACCAACGCCTCATCCCCCTGAGGGTTCCTCAACTTCCTGCCGTGGTACAAGTGAGCTTGCCACTTAGCGCCATCCTTGATCAGGCTCCCCCCTCTCCCCCAGATCTAAGAACAGAGTTCACCTAGACTCTGTGGGGTGGCTTCTTTCTGGGCTGGGAGTACCTCCATTCCTCATGAAGGGGGTACACCTTGGGTCCTGCTGATCCTGGGAGTCCTCCTTCTGCTGACCAGGTGTGGATCCCTCTGTTGAATCTCTCAGTGCCCCTGGGATCAAGGTACTCACCTCCCTGAGACTTCTCACCCAAAATCACGTGGCAGAAATGAGAGCATGCCCCATGTCATTCCTGCTTGGGGCCACCTGGGGCTGAGAATAGGTGACACCAGTGTCTGTGAGGTCCTTTGTTTTTTGGGAGCATGGAGGTACCTTCTGATCTTCGGTCCTCACCAAACTCCCTCCCCGTCACTCCTGGAAGACCTTGGATTCCACCCTGTGCTGACCAGGTGTGGCTCCCTCTGCTGAGCTGAGGACGCCCCTTGGACCAAGGCCCCCACCTCCCTgagacccgggaggcagaagtgagGGGGCACCTCATGGTCACTCATGCATGAGATACCCAAGGCTGACCAAAGGAGCAGGTGTCAGGGGGCTTCGTCAATCTGGGTGTCCTCTAGGTATTCATATTTACTTCGGACAGAATCTGGCCCCTGCCATTTTGCTGAACCAGAGATGAGTCTTGCAGACCAAGGACAACTTCTCCCTTAGATTCTCTTTGAGATAGTgtgttttgggggtgggggagcacTTCCCTTCCTCACAGTCCTGCCTGGGGCCTCCCAAGACTGACGGCAGGGGCAGGTTTCCTAGGTCTGGGATGAGAGATCTGGTGAATCCTTCCTCAGGGCTCTGGGACTCCTCCTTCTGCTCACCTGAGGCCCCACTCCTCATAGCACAGCCCTGTCCCCACTGACACCCGATCTCAGAAGCCACAATGCACCACATGTGGCCACCGTGCCCGGGATAGCCCAGGCCACGATCCCCACTGAGCTGGACTCTGGGATCCCCTCTGTCCTCCATCTTGTTCCTTCCCTGGTCTCCTAGAGGGCTGGGCCCCACCCCTCTGTGGACCTGAGTCTCTATCTGTCGGATTCCCGAGGCTGAATGAGGAGGCGCCTCGGTCtcagatgggggtggggtgggcccCTTGTCCTGGGGTGCTGCGTACCCTCAGGCCTCCCTTGTCTCCCAGCAGGACCTGGGCCCTCCCTCTGTTCTCCCGCGGCCATGCTAACGATACCAAGCCCCTTGCCTTGGTCAGCCCAGGATGCAGACATCAGGATCCGCTTGCCCGCCATGCCCGGAACTTCCCAGGGTTGACTGCAGGGGCAGTGACTCCCTCTATGGGGCCTCAGCCCTCCCTCAGGGTCCTGACCCTGATGCCTGGCAGAGCCTGGCCCCTGCCCTCTCCTAACCAGTCCTGCCATGGTCACACCAAGCTCTGACCCAGAGTCCCCTGGGGCTTAAGCGGTGGGGTGGCGAAGGGGGGTCCAGCCTGAGAAGTCCGCCCCCGGGTGGTCCAGGGCTGGCAGCAGAGGTGGTGCTGGATTATTTGGGACCCTCTATCTGGGGTGGGGGCGTCCTCAGTCCTCCCTCAGCGTCCCACCTCACCTCCTCACAGGGCCTGGGCTCGCTTCCCTCTACCGATCTTCAGCCACCACTCAGAACCAAGCCCTTGCTACTCTCTGACCCCCAGTGCGCAAGTCAGAGGCCTTACATCCGGGCACCTGGAGCTTCTCTGGGTTGACAGCAAGGGCCGAACCGGATTCTGCCGCGGGAaacttggggggggggggggggggggggggggggaggatgGAGGTGGGGAACCTGAGGCTGTAGGTCACGGTGGTGGCGGCTGGGTTAGGGGTGTGGAGGCCTTCGGCCCTCCCTCAGGGTTCTGACCTTGATTCCAGTCAGAGCCTGGGCCCAGCTTGATAAGCCCGACTCTGCGGGGTGATCCAGGGCTGGCGCAGGGGTGGCGCCGTATTATTTGGGGTCCTGTATCTGGGGTGGGGGGTCTTGAGTCCTCCTTGAGGGTCTCGCCTTACCTCCTCACAGAGCCTGGGCCCGCTTCCCTCCGCGGATATCAACCCACCCCTCAGAGCGAGGCCCCCGCTACTCTCTGACCCCTAACGTGCAAGTCACCGGTCTTACATCCGGGCACCTGGGGCTTCCCTGGGTGGACAGCAGGGGCGGAACGAGATTCCGGCGCGGGGGAGTTGGGGGTGGGTTGGAGAGTGGGGCTGAGGATGGGGCTGCGGAACCTGGGGCCGTAGGtcatggtggggtgggggggtgccCAGCCCTCCCTCAGTGTCCCGACCTTGATGCCGGACAGAGCCTGGGCCCTGCCCTCTCCTAACCAGCCCTGCCCTGGTCACACCAAGCTCTCACTCCAGAGTGCCCAGCAGCTTGAGCGGCGGAGGGAGGGAGTCGGTCCAACCTCACAAACCAGCCCCAGATCGCCCCCGGGTGGTCCAGGGCTGGGAGCAGAGATGGCACTTGGTTCTTTCGAGTCCTCTATCTGGGGTGGGGACGTCCTCAGTCTTCCCTCAGCACCTCACCTTGCCTCCTCACAGAGCCTGGGGCCGCTTCCCTCCACCGGTATGAAGCCGCCCCTCAGGAGGAGGCGTGTCCCTTCTCTCTGCCCCCCAGTGCGCGCGTCAGTGACATCACATCCGGCCTCCAAGCCTGGGCCTTCCCTGGGTCGACAATAGGGGCTGAACCGGGTTCTGGCGGAGTTCTGGCGGAgtaggggtggggatggggatagGGGCCCTCAGTCATCCCTTAGGGGGTCCTGTCCTTGATGCCTGGGTCTGGATCCCCATCCTCTGCCGATTGGGTCTGCCCCTCTGGGACCAAGTCTCTGACCCCCAGTCACATGAGGTGGCAGTGAAGGGAGGGATGTGGTCGGGGTGACAACATTGCCAGGGTCTTCCAGGGCTAACAGGAGGGGCTGAGCTGGATTCTGTGGCCCCTCTATGTGGGGAGGGTGAACCTTCAGTCCCCACTCAGGAGGGTTCTCCTCCTGGCTCCTGCTCTTTGGTGAAGTGATGGGTGGGAGATGATCTGTTTATATCACCTTTGAGCATTTGCTCAGCTGCACGCGTTGCAGAAAATGGCTGCAGGTCCAAGCCTAGATGCTCCCTGGGGGGCTGCAGCACCTGTGATTGTAGGGCCTCTGAGCGAAGATGCACACCTTCCCATGGAGGCTCCTCCCCAGCCAGAGCTAGACTTTGCAAACCTTTTGTCCTAGAAGATTTATTTGTACAGGGAGGAGGCTGAGTAGCAGCAAGAGATTTGGAGAAGCCATGTGTTTTGAAGGTATCCGACATATCAGAGTCCAGATTagtgattttcatattttaatccTCATTCATATGGTAATACATTTTACATtgtatatgtacattatatatgttatatgtacattttgtttatatacataCCTGTTTTAGACATCATATACATTTatgcttatatgtatatatacatgcatatatatctttatatcatatatgtataatatttgtaCTTATATGTATTTATCTTTAGATAcatattcatttgtatttgtagactttatactatatatatgcacacatattttattaatatctacTCATAGTATGTGGGTTTCACACATACTTACTATTCTATTCCTAGTTCATTCTTTATATTccattaaaataataagtttttgGAGGGCGGGTCTTCTCCTACTAAGTTTGTTTCAGGTGGTT containing:
- the MAGEA9 gene encoding melanoma-associated antigen 9, with translation MSFAQRSPRCKPDEDPEAQREDLGLMGAQDPTGEEQEATSSSDDEEEVSAAGSSSPPQSPQGGSSSSTSVYYTLWSQFDESSSSQEEEGPSTSVDLAHLEFMFQEVLKLKVAELVRFLLHKYRVKEPVTKAEMLESVIKNYKHYFPVIFGKASEFMQLIFGTEVQEVDPAGPSYILVTALGLSCDSILGNDHSMPKAALLIIILGVILTKDNCAPEEVIWEALSVMGVYVGMEHVFYGEPRKLLTQDWVQENYLEYRQVPGSDPACYEFLWGPRAHAETTYEQIINYLGMVNAREPICYPSLYEEAFGGEQEGV